ATTTCATCGCCCTGCCGGGCGGCGGCCAAGGGTGAGTTAGCGTCTCGTGCGACGCTTGAGTGTCACACAACTCTCCCCCGCTCCCGTGTGACATTCCAGGTGGCGGAGACAGGGCGACCCCCTGTCTCCGCAGCCTGATCAGGTCGAAGGAATGAAGCAGAGAGGGGCTTTTCCTGAGGAAGAAGTCATGCAACTTATGACCAACAGCAACATCAAGCCAACCGCAGCCGCAAATGACCCGGAAATCATGCGCATCCTGGTGATCGAGGATGATCGAGAAGCCGCTACCTGGCTCCTGAAGGGGCTGGCCGAGAGCGGTCATGTCGCCGATCTCGCTGCCGACGGCGAGGAGGGCCTGGCGCTGGCGCGCGAGCGGGTTCATGACGTGCTGATCGTCGACCGCATGTTGCCCAAGCTCGACGGTCTTACCATCATCCAGACGTTGCGCGCTGAAGGCGTCACCGCCCCAGTGCTGATCCTGAGCGCGCTCGGCGACGTCGACGAGCGGGTCAAGGGGCTCAGGGCCGGTGGCGACGACTATCTCGCCAAGCCTTATGCCTTTTCCGAGCTTCTGGCCCGCATCGAGGGCCTGTCGCGCCGCCGCCACCAGGGGCCGCAGCAGACCCGGCTCAAGGCCGCCGATCTCGAAATGGACCTTCTGACGCGTACCGTGACGCGGTCGGGCCGTCCGATCATCCTCCAGCCGCGCGAATTCAAGCTGCTCGAATATCTCATGCGCAATGCCGGCCATGTGGTGACGCGCACCATGCTCCTGGAGAATGTCTGGGATTATCATTTCGACCCTCAGACCAATGTCATAGACGTCCATGTTTCGCGGCTGCGCGCCAAGATCGACAAGGGCTTCGACGAGCCCATTCTGCAGACGGTCCGGGGTGCCGGCTATATGATCCGTTCGGCCTAGTTTGCAGAGGACCCAGCGCGCCAACATGACCATATGAGCCCGTCAAGCCAGACTTCAAATCACTCGAGCTACTGGAAGCTCTTCCATACTTCGACATTCAGGCTGTCGGCCGTCTATCTGATCGTCTTCATCGTATCAGTGGGCGCGATCCTCGCTTACATCTACTGGAACACGGCGGGTCTTCTGGAGCGCCAGACGGACGAGACGATCAGGGCCGAGGTGCAGGGCCTGGCGGATCAATACCGCATCCGCGGACTGGACGGTGTTCTCGACACGGTGCGCCGCCGCTCGAGCGATGATTCGGGCTCGATCTATCTGCTGACAACGCCGGAAGGCGTGCGCATGGCGGGCAACCTGATCTCGGTACCGGACGAGATCGCCATCGAGGATTCGGGCTGGACCGAGTTCCCCTTCAATGTGAAAACCAGCACGGGGATGGAACCGCATCGCGCACGGGTATATTACACCGAGCTCCCCGGCGAGAACGTCCTGGTCGTCGGCCGCGATATCGAGGACATGCGGCAATTCGCGACCATTATCCGCAACACGCTGATCACCGGCACACTGATCGCCGTCGCCCTCGGCATCGGCGGCGGCCTGCTCACCAGCCGCAACTTCCTGCGCCGCGTCGATGCCATTACCGATGCCAGCCGTTCGATCATGCAGGGCGACCTGGCCGGCCGTATGCCGGTACAGGGCACCGGCGACGAACTCGACCGCCTGGCGGAGTCTCTCAACCGCATGCTCGATCAGATCGAGCGGCTGATGCGCGGCATGCAGGAGGTGTCGAGCAATGTGGCGCATGATCTGAGAACGCCACTGACGCGGATCAAAGCACGGGCCGAATCGGCCTTGCGGTCCGGCGCCGAAGGCGATTTCAAGGCGGCGCTCGAGCAGACGATCGATGAATCCGACCGCCTGCTGCAGACCTTCGCCGCGCTGTTGTCGATCGCCAAGGCGGAATCGGGCCAGTCCCGTGAGGGCCTGCAGCCCGTCGACGCCGCGGTGATTCTCCATGAAGTGGCGGAGCTATATGAGCCCTTCGCGGAGGACCAGGGCGGCAACCTGACGACCGAGATTGCGGAGGCGCTCGATGTGCGTGCCAACCGGCAGCTGCTCGCCCAGGCGATCAGCAATCTCGTCGACAATGCGCTGAAATACGGCGAGTCGCCCGAGACCGGGGTTCCTGAGATCCGCGTCACCGGCGGATTAGAGGGCGACGACGCGGTGATCACCGTCAGCGACCGCGGCCGAGGCGTGGCGCCGGAAGATCGCCTCCACGTGCTCGAGCGCTTCGTGCGCCTGGATGAAAGCCGCTCCAAGCCCGGCAACGGATTGGGCCTGAGCCTCGTCGCCGGCGTGATGAAGCTGCATGATGGCCGCATTGTGCTGGAAGATAACGAGCCCGGTCTGAGAGTGAAGCTCGTATTGCCGCAGCTTCAGCCGGCCTGACGGGCCCGGCTGCTTTACTTTCACGAGAAACTCTCTACATAGCGCCTCCCCGCAAAAGGACATCGGATTCACACATCTCGTGTCGGGTGCGTTTATACCCTCGCCCCCAACGGGGGAGAGGGAGGGACCCGATGCGAAGCATCGGGAGGGTGAGGGGGAACTGACGGCAATTGTTCTGGCATTGCATCCGGATTATGCCGCTGGTTCCCCCTCACCCTAACCCTCTCCCCCGCAGGGGGAGAGGGGATCGCTCAATAGCCGGTCCCAATACGATGTGTGAATACGACAGCCGCGAAAGGAGGACGCGCAGATGGACCGCCACGACGTTGCGAAACATTGGGAAGCCAATGCCGAAACCTGGACCCTCCATGCGCGCGCGCCGGCTACGACGTCTATCGCGATGTCCTGAACACGCCGGCCTTCCTGGCCATGCTCCCGGAAATCAGGGGCCGCAAGGGACTCGACGTCGCTTGCGGCGAAGGCTCCAATACGCGCGAGCTCGCCAGGCGCGGCGCGCTTATGCAGGCGATCGACATCGCGCCGACCTTCATCCGTCATGCCCAGGAGCAGGAGGCGAAGGACCCGCTCGGCATCGTCTTCCAGTATGGCGACGGCATGGACATTCCGTTCGCCGATGAGAGCTTCGATTTCGTCACCTCGCTCATGGCGCTGATGGACATGCCGGATCAGGGCAGGGTGCTCGCGGAGATCGCCCGCGTGTTGCGCCCCGGCGGCTTCCTGCAGTTCTCCATTCTGCATCCCTGTTTCGTGCCCCCGCATCGCAAGAACCTGCGAGAGCCGGATGGAACCGTGCGGGCGATCGAGGTTGCCGGCTATTTCGACGCTATGGACGGCGAGGTGGAACGCTGGTGGTTCTCCACGCTTCCCAAGGCGGAGCGCGAAAAGGTGGCACCCTTCGGTGTACCCCGCTTTCATCGCACTTTGAGCCAGTGGGTGAATTTCATCTGCACGTCCGGTCTGGTGATCGATGAACTGGGCGAGCCACGCGCCGACCCCGAAACGGCGGCCGCCCACCCCACCGTGGCCGACACCCGCATCGCCCCGATCTTCCTGCATTTCCGGGCGCGGAAACCAGATTCATAATCTGGCGCGAATCCTTTTCGGCGAAGTGATTCCACTTCGCCTGGATGCGCGCTAGAAACCCTGCATGACCGAAGCCCTCAGCGATCTTCCCCCGCCCCACGATCAGGATAGTGCCGCCCGTGCCTGGACGGATCTGCGAGGGGAAGGGACCGTGTTGGGACCTTTCGAGGCAAAGCGCTCGCTTCTCGACGCGGTCTTCGGCGGCTCGCCTTTTCTGCGCGATCTCATTCTGCGCGATCCCGACTTCGCCCGGCGCGTCCTTGCAACCGATCCGGACCAGGTGCTGGCCGGGATCATCGAGGGGCTCACGGCCGAGGCGGAAGATGAGCCGGAGATGCGCCGTCTCCTGCGCAAGAGCCGGGGCCAGGCCGCGCTCGCCATAGCACTCGCCGATCTGAGCGGCGCCTGGTCGCTCGATCAGGTGACCGAGGCGCTTACCCGCTTCGCCGAAGCCGCGCTCAATGCGGCGCTCGCCTGGCTCCTGGAGGAGGCGCGGCGCACCGGCAAGCTTCTGTCGGCCAAGGACGAGGAGGCGGGCTACACCATTCTCGGCATGGGCAAGTTCGGCGCCCATGAACTCAATTATTCGAGCGATATCGATCTCATCGTTCTCTACGATCCGCACGCGGCGAAGCTTGGCCAGGGCGTCGATCCCTCGACCTTTTTCGTCCGCCTCACCAAGCGCCTGGTGGTGCTGCTGCAGGACGTGACCGAGGACGGTTATGCCTTCCGCGTCGATCTGAGGCTGCGGCCCGATCCGCGCGCCACGCAGATCGCCATTTCGATCGAGGCGGCGGCGATCTATTACGAAAATATGGGCCAGAACTGGGAGCGCGCCGCGATGATCAAGGCGCGGCCGGTGGCCGGCGACCAGGCCCTCGGGGCGGAGTTCCTCGACCGGCTCGTTCCTTATATCTGGCGCAAATATCTCGACTTCGCGGCGATCGCCGATGTGCAGTCGCTCAAGCGCCAGATCCACGCGGTCAAGGGTCATGGCACGATCGCCGTGCTCGGCCACAACATCAAGCTCGGCCGCGGCGGCATCCGCGAGATCGAGTTCTTCGTACAGACCCAGCAGCTCATTGCCGGTGGGCGCAATCCGAAGCTGCGCGGAAAGCGCACCGTCGATATGCTCGCGGCCCTGGCCGAGGCGAAATGGATCTCACCCGAGGCGGCGCGGGAGTTGAGTGAGGCCTATCGCTTCCTGCGCACCATCGAGCACCGCATCCAGATGGTGGCGGACGAGCAGACCCACACGCTTCCGGACGATGAGGCGGCCTTCGCGCGCCTGGCGCGCTTTGCGGGCTTCGCCGAGACGGCCGACTTCGCAGCGAAGCTGCGCGCCACTTTCGAGCTGGTGCAGGGCCATTACGCCGCCCTCTTCAAGGATGCCGAGGATCTGGGCACCGAGGCGGGAAGCCTGGTTTTCACCGGCGGTGAGGACGACCCCGAGACGCTCGAGACCTTGACCGGCATGGGCTTCAAGCGGGCGAGCGAGATCGCCGCGATGATCAGGAGCTGGCATTTCGGCCGCTATTCGGCGACGCGCAGCGCCAGGGCCCGCGAGCGTCTGACCGAGCTCATGCCGGCACTGCTCACCTCGCTGGCGAGAAGCGGTGATGCGGATCAGGCCTTTATCGCTTTCGACCGTTTCCTTGCGGGCCTGCCCACCGGCGTGCAGCTCTTCTCACTGCTCAAATCCAATCCGGGACTCCTCGATCTCATCGGCATCATTCTCGGCACGGCGCCGCGTCTGGCCCAGGAATTGAGCCACCGTCCGAAGGTGCTCGATGCGGTGCTCGATCCGGGCTTCTTCGGGGCGCTCCCCAAGGCGGCGGAACTTGCGGGCCTGGTCGCGGCGGCGACACCGCCCGGAACCCCGATCGATGAGGCGATCGACCGGGTGCGCGTCGTCGCCAAGGAACAGGCCTTCCGCATCGGCGTGCGCATCCTGTCGGAAACGGTGAGTGCGGCGGAAGCGGGCGGCGCGTTTTCCGATCTGGCCGACGTCGTGCTGGAGCGGCTGCATGAGGCGGTGATCGCCGACATGGCGGAGCGCCACGGCAACGTGCCGGGCGGGCGCAGCGCGCTCATCGCGATGGGCAAGCTTGGTGGTCGTGAGATGACGGCGGGGTCCGATCTCGATCTCATCTTGATCTTCGATCACGACAAGGAAGCGGAAGCTTCAGACGGCGCCCGGCCGCTCTCGGCAGGGCAATATTTCGCCCGTCTTACCCAGCGCTTCATCTCGGCGGTCACCGCGCCGACCGCCGAAGGCGTTCTCTACGAGGTGGATATGCGCCTGCGCCCGTCCGGCAATAAGGGGCCCGTGGCGACGAGCCTCGCGAGCTTCACCGACTATCACCTCCACCAGGCCTGGACCTGGGAAGCCCTCGCTCTGACCCGGGCGCGCGTCGTGGCGGGCGATTCCGGCCTGATGGAGGAGCTCAGGGCCGTGATCGCCGAGGCGCTGTGCCGGCCCCGCGACAAGGCCAAGGTCACGCAGGACGTGGTCGACATGCGCCGGATGATGCTGAAGGAGAACGCCCCCTATGGCGTGTGGGATATCAAACGGGCGCAAGGCGGGCTCGTCGATATCGAGTTCATTGCCCAGTATCTTCAGATCATCCATGCCCACGAGGCGCCGCGCATTCTCGCCGTCACCACCTTGCGGGCGCTGGAGCGGCTGATCCAGGCAGGCCTTATCGCCGAGGCCGAGGGCAGCCGCCTCAAGGCGGCCTGTCTGGTCTATCAGCGCCTCACCCAGGTCCTGCGCCTGTGCGTTTCCGGTCCCTATAACCCCAAGGAGGTGCCGGCGGGCCTCAACCGGATCGTCGCCTCGGCCTCGGCCATGCCGGATATTGCCTCCGCCGAGGCGCTCATCGCCGAGACGCAGGCGCAGATCGCCGATCAGTTTGCCCGCCTGGTCGGGCCGCTGTGAGATCGGGCAAATTTATCGCGACGGAAACTGACGGAGCGTTCCGTCTTTGTTTCGGGAGCTGATTCCCAGGAAAAATAGGGAGACTGAAATGAAGACGAACGCAACGTCCGTTGCGGCGATGACCGCGCTCATCCTGATGGGAGCCGCAGGCGCGGCTTTCGCCACCGAGCCCACTTTGCCGCGCAGCGAGCGCTCCTTCGGGCGCCTCGATGCCGACAGCGACGGCAAGGTGAGCGTGAATGAGCTGAAACCCAAGGCGGTCAAGCGCTTCCTGCGTCTCGATGACGACAAGAACGGCACCGTGACCACGGCCGAGATCGACGGCTGGCTGAAACGCGGTATCGAAAAGCGCAAGGATCGCATGCTCACCCGCCTCGACCAGAACAAGGATGGCAGCGTGACACGCGATGAGGTTGACGCCTATATCGATGCTCTGTTCAATGGCGCCGATGGCGACAAGGACGGCGGCCTGACGCTGGCGGAGATTCGCGAGACCTCCCCGCGGCGTACCGGGCAACGCGGCGCCACGGGCAACTGATCATGAGCCAGCGCCGCACAAAATTTGCGGAGCCTGCGAAAGGAAGCGACCGGAAGACGTGTCGGCACGCAACACCGAGAATGGCCTGGCCGGCGACCCGGACAGTGGGCTCCTCGCGGCTGCGGCGCTGGGCGATGAGAAGGCGTTCGCCGGCCTCGTCGATCGGCATTACGAGCTAGTCTACCGCGTGGTCTGGCGGGTAACGTCGGGCCACGCGGATACCGCCGATATCGTCCAGGAAGCCTTCCTCAGGCTGTGGAACAATCCGGGGCAGGTGCGCCAGGGGGGCGCCTTGCGCGGCTGGTTGATCCGGGTGGCGACCAATCTCGCCATCGACCGGGCCCGGCGCAAGCAGGGCTCCAATATCGACGACCAGCCCGAAATCGCCGCCGCGGGGCCGGACGCCCTGGACCAGGTCCTGGGCGACAGCTCGGCCCGTGAAATAGAATCTGCTCTGGCGCGGCTGCCGGAGCGACAGCGTTTGGCCCTCTCGCTCGTCTATTACGAGAATATGAGTAATATCGAGGCCGCCGCCGCCATGGAGATCAGCGTCGATGCTATTGAAAGCCTGTTGGCCCGGGGCCGGCGGGCCCTCAAGGCCGATCTCAGGGACCGCTGGCGCGACCTCCTTGCCGATATCGGCGAGATGAGCCAATGAGGAGGCTCTGATGGACGCGACGAGGACGAGACTGGCAGAAGTTCTGGCCGCCTATGGCGCGGACCCGGCGCGCTGGCCCGCATCCGAGCGGGAAGGCCTCGAGGTCCTGGTCCGTGCGCAGCCGGCGCTCCTGGCCGAGGCCCGGCAGGTCGACCGGATCCTGGCGCGGGCCGCAAGACCGACGCCGCCGGCCGGCGCCAGGGCCCAGCTCCTGGCGCGCGCCGCGCGTGAGCCGCAGAAGGTCAATGTCACCCCTCTCGACCATGGCCGGGTGAGG
This genomic stretch from Nordella sp. HKS 07 harbors:
- a CDS encoding response regulator transcription factor — its product is MRILVIEDDREAATWLLKGLAESGHVADLAADGEEGLALARERVHDVLIVDRMLPKLDGLTIIQTLRAEGVTAPVLILSALGDVDERVKGLRAGGDDYLAKPYAFSELLARIEGLSRRRHQGPQQTRLKAADLEMDLLTRTVTRSGRPIILQPREFKLLEYLMRNAGHVVTRTMLLENVWDYHFDPQTNVIDVHVSRLRAKIDKGFDEPILQTVRGAGYMIRSA
- a CDS encoding bifunctional [glutamine synthetase] adenylyltransferase/[glutamine synthetase]-adenylyl-L-tyrosine phosphorylase translates to MTEALSDLPPPHDQDSAARAWTDLRGEGTVLGPFEAKRSLLDAVFGGSPFLRDLILRDPDFARRVLATDPDQVLAGIIEGLTAEAEDEPEMRRLLRKSRGQAALAIALADLSGAWSLDQVTEALTRFAEAALNAALAWLLEEARRTGKLLSAKDEEAGYTILGMGKFGAHELNYSSDIDLIVLYDPHAAKLGQGVDPSTFFVRLTKRLVVLLQDVTEDGYAFRVDLRLRPDPRATQIAISIEAAAIYYENMGQNWERAAMIKARPVAGDQALGAEFLDRLVPYIWRKYLDFAAIADVQSLKRQIHAVKGHGTIAVLGHNIKLGRGGIREIEFFVQTQQLIAGGRNPKLRGKRTVDMLAALAEAKWISPEAARELSEAYRFLRTIEHRIQMVADEQTHTLPDDEAAFARLARFAGFAETADFAAKLRATFELVQGHYAALFKDAEDLGTEAGSLVFTGGEDDPETLETLTGMGFKRASEIAAMIRSWHFGRYSATRSARARERLTELMPALLTSLARSGDADQAFIAFDRFLAGLPTGVQLFSLLKSNPGLLDLIGIILGTAPRLAQELSHRPKVLDAVLDPGFFGALPKAAELAGLVAAATPPGTPIDEAIDRVRVVAKEQAFRIGVRILSETVSAAEAGGAFSDLADVVLERLHEAVIADMAERHGNVPGGRSALIAMGKLGGREMTAGSDLDLILIFDHDKEAEASDGARPLSAGQYFARLTQRFISAVTAPTAEGVLYEVDMRLRPSGNKGPVATSLASFTDYHLHQAWTWEALALTRARVVAGDSGLMEELRAVIAEALCRPRDKAKVTQDVVDMRRMMLKENAPYGVWDIKRAQGGLVDIEFIAQYLQIIHAHEAPRILAVTTLRALERLIQAGLIAEAEGSRLKAACLVYQRLTQVLRLCVSGPYNPKEVPAGLNRIVASASAMPDIASAEALIAETQAQIADQFARLVGPL
- a CDS encoding sigma-70 family RNA polymerase sigma factor, with protein sequence MSARNTENGLAGDPDSGLLAAAALGDEKAFAGLVDRHYELVYRVVWRVTSGHADTADIVQEAFLRLWNNPGQVRQGGALRGWLIRVATNLAIDRARRKQGSNIDDQPEIAAAGPDALDQVLGDSSAREIESALARLPERQRLALSLVYYENMSNIEAAAAMEISVDAIESLLARGRRALKADLRDRWRDLLADIGEMSQ
- a CDS encoding HAMP domain-containing sensor histidine kinase, producing the protein MSPSSQTSNHSSYWKLFHTSTFRLSAVYLIVFIVSVGAILAYIYWNTAGLLERQTDETIRAEVQGLADQYRIRGLDGVLDTVRRRSSDDSGSIYLLTTPEGVRMAGNLISVPDEIAIEDSGWTEFPFNVKTSTGMEPHRARVYYTELPGENVLVVGRDIEDMRQFATIIRNTLITGTLIAVALGIGGGLLTSRNFLRRVDAITDASRSIMQGDLAGRMPVQGTGDELDRLAESLNRMLDQIERLMRGMQEVSSNVAHDLRTPLTRIKARAESALRSGAEGDFKAALEQTIDESDRLLQTFAALLSIAKAESGQSREGLQPVDAAVILHEVAELYEPFAEDQGGNLTTEIAEALDVRANRQLLAQAISNLVDNALKYGESPETGVPEIRVTGGLEGDDAVITVSDRGRGVAPEDRLHVLERFVRLDESRSKPGNGLGLSLVAGVMKLHDGRIVLEDNEPGLRVKLVLPQLQPA